A part of Odontesthes bonariensis isolate fOdoBon6 chromosome 23, fOdoBon6.hap1, whole genome shotgun sequence genomic DNA contains:
- the mapk8b gene encoding mitogen-activated protein kinase 8 isoform X2, with the protein MNRNKREKEYYSIDVGDSTFMVLKRYQNLRPIGSGAQGIVCSSYDHNLERNVAIKKLSRPFQNQTHAKRAYRELVLMKCVNHKNIIGLLNVFTPQKTLEEFQDVYLVMELMDANLCQVIQMELDHERLSYLLYQMLCGIKHLHAAGIIHRDLKPSNIVVKSDCTLKILDFGLARTAATGLLMTPYVVTRYYRAPEVILGMGYQANVDIWAVGCIMAEMVRHKILFPGRDYIDQWNKVIEQLGTPSLEFLMKLNQSVRTYVENRPRYAGYSFEKLFPDVLFPADSEHNKLKASQARDLLSKMLVIDASKRISVDEALQHPYINVWYDPTEVEAPPPAITDKQLDEREHTVEEWKELIYKEVLDWEERTKNGVIRGQPASIGATVSSSPSQHHQHDPSTSSSASANDVSSNQTLTDCDSSLETAGGASVAAAAATASGPVGCCR; encoded by the exons ATGAACCGGAACAAGCGTGAGAAGGAGTACTACAGTATAGATGTGGGGGATTCGACTTTTATGGTCTTAAAGCGCTACCAGAACCTCAGACCCATTGGATCCGGAGCACAGGGAATAGTCTG TTCTTCGTACGACCACAACTTGGAGAGAAACGTCGCCATCAAGAAGCTGAGCCGGCCCTTTCAGAATCAGACTCATGCAAAACGGGCCTACAGAGAACTGGTGCTCATGAAATGTGTCAACCACAAGAAC ATCATTGGCTTGCTAAATGTATTCACACCACAGAAGACACTGGAGGAATTCCAAGATGT GTATCTtgtgatggagctgatggacgCCAACCTCTGTCAGGTGATTCAGATGGAGCTGGACCACGAAAGGCTGTCCTACCTGCTTTACCAGATGCTGTGTGGAATCAAACACCTGCACGCCGCAGGCATCATACACCGA GACCTAAAGCCCAGTAACATTGTAGTGAAGTCTGACTGCACACTGAAGATCCTGGACTTTGGCCTGGCCAGGACAGCCGCCACAGGTCTCCTCATGACGCCGTACGTGGTGACCCGTTACTACCGCGCCCCTGAAGTCATCCTAGGCATGGGCTACCAGGCCAACG TGGATATTTGGGCTGTGGGCTGCATTATGGCAGAAATGGTGCGCCACAAAATCCTTTTTCCAGGAAGGGATT ATATCGACCAGTGGAACAAGGTGATCGAGCAGCTGGGAACGCCGTCTCTGGAGTTCCTGATGAAGCTCAACCAGTCGGTGAGGACCTACGTGGAGAACCGGCCGCGGTACGCTGGCTACAGCTTCGAGAAGCTCTTCCCCGATGTCTTGTTTCCTGCTGACTCTGAACACAACAAGCTGAAAG CGAGCCAAGCCAGAGACCTGCTATCCAAGATGCTGGTAATAGACGCTTCAAAGCGGATCTCCGTGGACGAGGCTCTCCAGCACCCCTATATCAACGTGTGGTACGACCCGACTGAAGTGGAAGCA CCACCACCTGCGATCACAGACAAGCAGCTGGATGAGAGAGAGCACACAGTGGAGGAATGGAAAG AGTTGATATATAAAGAGGTGCTGGACTGGGAGGAACGGACGAAGAATGGCGTCATCAGGGGACAGCCCGCATCCATAG GTGCAACAGTGAGCAGCAGCCCTTCGCAGCACCACCAGCACGACCCCTCCACCTCCTCGTCCGCCTCCGCCAACGACGTCTCCTCCAACCAGACCCTGACCGACTGCGACAGCAGCCTGGAGACGGCCGGCGGCGCCTCCGTCGCTGCCGCCGCTGCTACGGCCAGTGGCCCTGTGGGCTGCTGCAGATGA
- the mapk8b gene encoding mitogen-activated protein kinase 8 isoform X1, whose protein sequence is MNRNKREKEYYSIDVGDSTFMVLKRYQNLRPIGSGAQGIVCSSYDHNLERNVAIKKLSRPFQNQTHAKRAYRELVLMKCVNHKNIIGLLNVFTPQKTLEEFQDVYLVMELMDANLCQVIQMELDHERLSYLLYQMLCGIKHLHAAGIIHRDLKPSNIVVKSDCTLKILDFGLARTAATGLLMTPYVVTRYYRAPEVILGMGYQANVDVWSVGCIMAEMVRGSVLFPGTDHIDQWNKVIEQLGTPSLEFLMKLNQSVRTYVENRPRYAGYSFEKLFPDVLFPADSEHNKLKASQARDLLSKMLVIDASKRISVDEALQHPYINVWYDPTEVEAPPPAITDKQLDEREHTVEEWKELIYKEVLDWEERTKNGVIRGQPASIGATVSSSPSQHHQHDPSTSSSASANDVSSNQTLTDCDSSLETAGGASVAAAAATASGPVGCCR, encoded by the exons ATGAACCGGAACAAGCGTGAGAAGGAGTACTACAGTATAGATGTGGGGGATTCGACTTTTATGGTCTTAAAGCGCTACCAGAACCTCAGACCCATTGGATCCGGAGCACAGGGAATAGTCTG TTCTTCGTACGACCACAACTTGGAGAGAAACGTCGCCATCAAGAAGCTGAGCCGGCCCTTTCAGAATCAGACTCATGCAAAACGGGCCTACAGAGAACTGGTGCTCATGAAATGTGTCAACCACAAGAAC ATCATTGGCTTGCTAAATGTATTCACACCACAGAAGACACTGGAGGAATTCCAAGATGT GTATCTtgtgatggagctgatggacgCCAACCTCTGTCAGGTGATTCAGATGGAGCTGGACCACGAAAGGCTGTCCTACCTGCTTTACCAGATGCTGTGTGGAATCAAACACCTGCACGCCGCAGGCATCATACACCGA GACCTAAAGCCCAGTAACATTGTAGTGAAGTCTGACTGCACACTGAAGATCCTGGACTTTGGCCTGGCCAGGACAGCCGCCACAGGTCTCCTCATGACGCCGTACGTGGTGACCCGTTACTACCGCGCCCCTGAAGTCATCCTAGGCATGGGCTACCAGGCCAACG TTGATGTCTGGTCTGTTGGCTGCATCATGGCTGAAATGGTCCGGGGTAGTGTGTTGTTTCCAGGCACTGATC ATATCGACCAGTGGAACAAGGTGATCGAGCAGCTGGGAACGCCGTCTCTGGAGTTCCTGATGAAGCTCAACCAGTCGGTGAGGACCTACGTGGAGAACCGGCCGCGGTACGCTGGCTACAGCTTCGAGAAGCTCTTCCCCGATGTCTTGTTTCCTGCTGACTCTGAACACAACAAGCTGAAAG CGAGCCAAGCCAGAGACCTGCTATCCAAGATGCTGGTAATAGACGCTTCAAAGCGGATCTCCGTGGACGAGGCTCTCCAGCACCCCTATATCAACGTGTGGTACGACCCGACTGAAGTGGAAGCA CCACCACCTGCGATCACAGACAAGCAGCTGGATGAGAGAGAGCACACAGTGGAGGAATGGAAAG AGTTGATATATAAAGAGGTGCTGGACTGGGAGGAACGGACGAAGAATGGCGTCATCAGGGGACAGCCCGCATCCATAG GTGCAACAGTGAGCAGCAGCCCTTCGCAGCACCACCAGCACGACCCCTCCACCTCCTCGTCCGCCTCCGCCAACGACGTCTCCTCCAACCAGACCCTGACCGACTGCGACAGCAGCCTGGAGACGGCCGGCGGCGCCTCCGTCGCTGCCGCCGCTGCTACGGCCAGTGGCCCTGTGGGCTGCTGCAGATGA
- the mapk8b gene encoding mitogen-activated protein kinase 8 isoform X3, which yields MNRNKREKEYYSIDVGDSTFMVLKRYQNLRPIGSGAQGIVCSSYDHNLERNVAIKKLSRPFQNQTHAKRAYRELVLMKCVNHKNIIGLLNVFTPQKTLEEFQDVYLVMELMDANLCQVIQMELDHERLSYLLYQMLCGIKHLHAAGIIHRDLKPSNIVVKSDCTLKILDFGLARTAATGLLMTPYVVTRYYRAPEVILGMGYQANVDVWSVGCIMAEMVRGSVLFPGTDHIDQWNKVIEQLGTPSLEFLMKLNQSVRTYVENRPRYAGYSFEKLFPDVLFPADSEHNKLKASQARDLLSKMLVIDASKRISVDEALQHPYINVWYDPTEVEAPPPAITDKQLDEREHTVEEWKELIYKEVLDWEERTKNGVIRGQPASIAQVQQ from the exons ATGAACCGGAACAAGCGTGAGAAGGAGTACTACAGTATAGATGTGGGGGATTCGACTTTTATGGTCTTAAAGCGCTACCAGAACCTCAGACCCATTGGATCCGGAGCACAGGGAATAGTCTG TTCTTCGTACGACCACAACTTGGAGAGAAACGTCGCCATCAAGAAGCTGAGCCGGCCCTTTCAGAATCAGACTCATGCAAAACGGGCCTACAGAGAACTGGTGCTCATGAAATGTGTCAACCACAAGAAC ATCATTGGCTTGCTAAATGTATTCACACCACAGAAGACACTGGAGGAATTCCAAGATGT GTATCTtgtgatggagctgatggacgCCAACCTCTGTCAGGTGATTCAGATGGAGCTGGACCACGAAAGGCTGTCCTACCTGCTTTACCAGATGCTGTGTGGAATCAAACACCTGCACGCCGCAGGCATCATACACCGA GACCTAAAGCCCAGTAACATTGTAGTGAAGTCTGACTGCACACTGAAGATCCTGGACTTTGGCCTGGCCAGGACAGCCGCCACAGGTCTCCTCATGACGCCGTACGTGGTGACCCGTTACTACCGCGCCCCTGAAGTCATCCTAGGCATGGGCTACCAGGCCAACG TTGATGTCTGGTCTGTTGGCTGCATCATGGCTGAAATGGTCCGGGGTAGTGTGTTGTTTCCAGGCACTGATC ATATCGACCAGTGGAACAAGGTGATCGAGCAGCTGGGAACGCCGTCTCTGGAGTTCCTGATGAAGCTCAACCAGTCGGTGAGGACCTACGTGGAGAACCGGCCGCGGTACGCTGGCTACAGCTTCGAGAAGCTCTTCCCCGATGTCTTGTTTCCTGCTGACTCTGAACACAACAAGCTGAAAG CGAGCCAAGCCAGAGACCTGCTATCCAAGATGCTGGTAATAGACGCTTCAAAGCGGATCTCCGTGGACGAGGCTCTCCAGCACCCCTATATCAACGTGTGGTACGACCCGACTGAAGTGGAAGCA CCACCACCTGCGATCACAGACAAGCAGCTGGATGAGAGAGAGCACACAGTGGAGGAATGGAAAG AGTTGATATATAAAGAGGTGCTGGACTGGGAGGAACGGACGAAGAATGGCGTCATCAGGGGACAGCCCGCATCCATAG CACAGGTGCAACAGTGA